GGAATACACTACCAGTGGTGGTGCGAGTTGGATACCTATTGCAAACACTACTACCAGTTGTACTTATAACAATATTACTCAATCTACTTTTTTCAGAGCGGTGGTTCAAAACAACCCATGTAGTTTGGCTTATTCTTACGTTGCTTTAATTGACGTAATCCCTAATGTAAAACCAACTCCGGTAACCGCTACACCACAAACAATTTGTATTGGTGGCAGTAGCGATTTATATTCGGAAAGTGGTTTTGCAACCAGTTCTTATTTAGCTACCGGCGGAAGTTTCAGCAATGCAAATCCGGCTAACTGGTTAGTTGATGGTTGCGGAAACTGTTTGAATGCAGGAGGAAGTAATACAACCGAAGGACCTTTTAGATTGAGTGCAACAAATGGCGGAACTTATTCGGGAATAAACTATACTTCAAGCGGAAAATTTGCTATTGCTAATGGAAATTACTACTCTGTAATGCAAACCCCAATCTTTAATACCTTTGGTCTACCAATGGCCACTTTAAGTTTTAATCATGCTTTTAACTTACAAGTTGGGGCGAGTGTTTCAGTAGAATTATCACTAGATGGGGGAACTACTTATAGTGTTGTTTTAGCCAGTTATACAGGAGCAAGTACAAGAAGTCCGTATGGGCCTTTTCCTAATCAATCTATTGATTTGAGTAACTACATTGGACAAGCCAGTTTAAGAGTTCGTTTTGTATATAACGGAACGGCAAACAGTTCATGGGCAGTAGATAATATTTTAATTCCGGAAACCCCATCAAACCTAACTACGCAATGGATTGACTCAATAACAGGTCAAGTTATCAGTAACACAGCTACAGCTACTGTAACTCCAACCGTAACTACTACTTATGCAATCACCTCTTACTTAAACGGATGCACCAGTTATGGTCCTGAAGGAACAACCTATATTACCATAACAGTTAATCAAAGACCAACAGCTGCTATTGGCCCTAATCAAACGGTTTGTAATGGTGATTCGGCTACTTTCAGCGTGGCATTGACAGGTGTTGCTCCTTGGAGTGTAACTTACAGCAACGGTACTACATCTACAACCGTAAACAACGTAACTACTAATCCTTATGTATTCACTGTTAGTGGTTTCACCACAAATAAAACCTATACAATTACGGCTTTAAGCGATTCAAAATGTATTGCAAAACCACAGGATTTAACAGGTTCTGCGGTAGTAACTGTTTTAAACGGAACTGCCGGATTATGGACCGGATTAATAAGCACCGATTGGTTTGATTGTAGAAACTGGGCGGGTGGTTTACCTTCAGCCACTATCAATGCACAAATTCCTTCGAGTGCAGTCAGAATGCCGCTTATTGATCCTGCCAACTCTTCTTATGCGGCATTATACAGCAACATAGCAAGAGCGCAAGATATTATCATTGCCAATACAGCTTCTGTAGCTATGGCGGCCAATTCTAATTTATACATCAGCAGAGATTGGAAAAACAGCGGTACTTTTATTCCGGGAACTGGAACGGTGACATTTAACGGTGCTACGGCTAATCAAATTCAGACCATAAATGCCGGTATAAAAACCAACGAAACATTTTATAATTTCACGCTTAACAACTCTAACGGAGCAAGAGGAATCAGCGTTGTAGATGGCTTTGCTCTTAATGTGGCTAACCTTTTATCTTTACAAAGTGGTGATTTACGTTTGGTGGGTGAAGCCCAACTTCTTCAAAGCGGTACAACAGCCAATCCATCATCCGGAACAGGTAAAATCTTAAAAGACCAACAAGGAAGTCAAAGTAGTTACCATTATAATTATTGGTCTTCACCAGTTACTACCAATGGAAGCACTTATACTGTTGGCGGGGTTTTAAGAGACGGAACAAACTCGGCTTCAAACCCTTTTAACCCAGGTACTATCAACTTTGGAGGTGGTTATTATTTTGCGGATGGAGCTTTGTCTAGTCCAATAAAAATCAGCACCAGCTGGATATACAAATTCACCAGCGTTAGTAGCTCTTATGCAGGATGGCAATTTATTGGCGATACCGGAACTATTAATCCGGGAGAAGGATTTACCATGAAAGGCAACAGCGGTTCTTCATCAAACACCACTGCGCAAAACTATGTTTTTGTGGGTAAACCTAATAATGGTACTATTAGCTTAAACATCTCGCCAAATCAAACTTATTTGGCCGGAAATCCTTATCCATCATCCTTAGATGCTGACGAATTTATTAAAGACAACGTTAAAGACGGTGGCGGTAGAGCAGCCAGTAATATCTTCAACGGAGCATTATACTTTTGGGATCATTTTGGAGGCACAGCTCATATACTAGGTCAGTACGTTGGCGGTTATGCAACTTACTCTTTAATGGGTGGTGTAGTAGCCATTTCTAACGATCCGCTAACTGCTAATAATGGTTTAACAGGAACAAAAGTTCCAACCAAAAATATCGCAGTGGGGCAAGGCTTCTTTATAGGAACCGGTGTTATCACTGATATGCCTACCAACAATCCTAATTTAACTTCTCCTATTACCGGAGGAACCATAAACTTCAAAAACAGTCAGAGAGTTTTTAAAACAGAATCGCCTGCGAATTCTGTGTTCTTCAGAACAAATGCTACTCAAGCTACTGTTAACGATGAACGTTCAAAATCAGAATCGCTTTTGAATCGCCTTCAGGTTTGTACCGACAATTGTTGATAGGTGTTGACGAAAACACTACTAATTCCTTTGATATTGGGTATGATGCTCCAATGATTGATGCCGGTACTGAAGATTTGTATTGGACTATCAATTCATCTAAATTTACAATCCAAGCAGTGTCTAATTTTGATGAAAATCAAATCATCCCAATAGGAATAGTAACCGCCAACGAAGGCATGAGCACTATTCGTGTAAGTGGTTTAGAAAATATACCTACTTCAACCGAGATT
Above is a genomic segment from Flavobacterium phycosphaerae containing:
- a CDS encoding beta strand repeat-containing protein, with protein sequence MKKNYLHSEKRFSFKLFLIQNNLVLLFILLLLAGKSTQAQTAGPNNAGTGTNVTGVGTVAWTSFGNVTAADGVTANAVFTGSANSNYIQGTNYGFAIPIGVVVDGIEVTINRKTSAVNAGRITKDNVVSMVKGGAIVGNNKATTTAYTTTLTTATYGSPTDKWGTTWTSADINATNFGAVISVNANNSLTAAVDYIQIKVYYTPVPMVTSFTGSSACVGTTPSVVITGNYFTGATAVKFNGVSASFTVNSATQITATLPVSATTGTISVTTPSGTGTSAGSFTINPLPSVAPITGTTNVCIGGSTTLNEATSGGTWSSASPTKATINTSGVVTGIAAGTSLITYTYTNGNGCTNSVSTTITVTALPVVVAASSVCIGNTIQATPNSGGTWASNDTSKATIDTTGLIIGITSGNVTFTYTDTTTGCNATTSIVSVVSSPVITSNPVATQTVCSGNSASFSVTATGGGLTYQWYNGATLLTNGGAISGATSSTLTINPVALSDAGTTYYCEIIGSCSPAISSNTAELIVLEKATITDQPIGVQSFCAGDTASLAVSATGDGITYQWYKGATMLVDNGTVSGATSATLTLSPLSVSDSAANYYCLVTGTSPCNAVSSNFGTINVNQGVSITAQPQISQTVCESSSASFSVSASGGNLSYQWYKGASPVTNGGTISGATTATLTIASTTTTNSGSYYCLVSNNCSGSTASDNALLTVSANSVGGTASSSLPNVTPVVRNITQCHFASGTVYLSGHIGSVVRWEYTTSGGASWIPIANTTTSCTYNNITQSTFFRAVVQNNPCSLAYSYVALIDVIPNVKPTPVTATPQTICIGGSSDLYSESGFATSSYLATGGSFSNANPANWLVDGCGNCLNAGGSNTTEGPFRLSATNGGTYSGINYTSSGKFAIANGNYYSVMQTPIFNTFGLPMATLSFNHAFNLQVGASVSVELSLDGGTTYSVVLASYTGASTRSPYGPFPNQSIDLSNYIGQASLRVRFVYNGTANSSWAVDNILIPETPSNLTTQWIDSITGQVISNTATATVTPTVTTTYAITSYLNGCTSYGPEGTTYITITVNQRPTAAIGPNQTVCNGDSATFSVALTGVAPWSVTYSNGTTSTTVNNVTTNPYVFTVSGFTTNKTYTITALSDSKCIAKPQDLTGSAVVTVLNGTAGLWTGLISTDWFDCRNWAGGLPSATINAQIPSSAVRMPLIDPANSSYAALYSNIARAQDIIIANTASVAMAANSNLYISRDWKNSGTFIPGTGTVTFNGATANQIQTINAGIKTNETFYNFTLNNSNGARGISVVDGFALNVANLLSLQSGDLRLVGEAQLLQSGTTANPSSGTGKILKDQQGSQSSYHYNYWSSPVTTNGSTYTVGGVLRDGTNSASNPFNPGTINFGGGYYFADGALSSPIKISTSWIYKFTSVSSSYAGWQFIGDTGTINPGEGFTMKGNSGSSSNTTAQNYVFVGKPNNGTISLNISPNQTYLAGNPYPSSLDADEFIKDNVKDGGGRAASNIFNGALYFWDHFGGTAHILGQYVGGYATYSLMGGVVAISNDPLTANNGLTGTKVPTKNIAVGQGFFIGTGVITDMPTNNPNLTSPITGGTINFKNSQRVFKTESPANSVFFRTNATQATVNDERSKSESLLNRLQVCTDNC